The Lodderomyces beijingensis strain CBS 14171 genome assembly, chromosome: 4 nucleotide sequence TCTCTACGGCGATACGTTAGGTGCGGGTTGTCTCcgattttcaactccacgTCTTATCAAGTACCAGCAACAAACCAAAGCATTTCGCAAAACAAGGAAATCGTCAAGGACTACATTCCACAGCTATTCTGGTCGTGGGCTCCAGGTCAGCCGTTGGTTGCGGAAAACAGCACTGCGAATAGACTGTCAAGCGGGAACGTGGCTTATAAATGCGTTTATATGACTCCAGATGGGTGGGAAATCGGCAACTGCTACACGGAACACCAAATCGcttgcaaaaacttgaccGCGCCCAATGATTGGTATATTCCGATCCACGAACGAAGAACATATTTCGATGTCGACAGAAACGATTGCCCGCCcggtttcaatttcagttTGCCCCGACTGAGCATCGAGATGCTTGCGCTTCACAATGccattcaacaacaaggagCCACATTCCCAGTATGGATTGATTTGAACGACATCACAGTGGAGACGTGTTTTGTTTCTGGCGGACCCTACGCGGAATGTCCCTATCAACGGACGGTGACCACGACTAAATTTGTAAAAATGATTGCGCCGAGCTCGATTGTGGCTCTTGTTATTTTAatcttgattttcttgGAGAAAACACTCCGCAAGGACCATTTGCAGGCGAATAGGAAAAAGTactggaaaaagaagatttcAGAACACTACCTGAAACATGAATACGAAGGGGTGCCatcttaaaaaaaaaaacacgcATGGACGTTTATTATTTGATAATAAAAACGATACAGACCAGACTTAATTGCATTTATCTttaaaaaacaacaaaaagcgAGCTTGTAGGATGTTGGCATCTCTATGGCTGCAAAACGTGTGGATTGTGAATGTCGCAAGATctgaccttttttttgtctctttttcagCAACCTTGACACCAaccaggaaaaaaaaaagcggaGCTCTAACCACTGTaggttttttctttccgcTATCCTCAAGTCTCCAGCTCCTGAAGTACCAGCGACAACCTCACCTATCACATTTCACCGCACCAGACCATAACCCCTCCAGCCTTATCATCCATCCTCCAGCATCAAATGAATAatccaaattggaaaagcttgtcgaATGAATTGAGACGCAGGGCTCAACAGGCTGGCTCATCCGGAAGTGGCAAAAACCCAAGAAGCCCGTTTGCACTCTTTGGTGGAATCGGAGGCGCGTTAGTCCTTGGAGGTGTGGTTTTATTTGCTCAGAatgccttgttcaacgtCGAAGGTGGTCAACGAGGCATATTGTATTCGAGAATTGGCGGTGTTCAACAAAAGATTTACCCTGAAGGTACCCATTTTGTCATTCCCTGGTTGCAAAGACCGATAATTTTCGACGTGCGTGCCAAACCGAAAGAAATTGCTTCTTTGACAGGTACAAAGGACTTGCAGATGGTCAATATCACGTGTCGAGTCTTGTACAAGCCCGATATTTTCAAATTACCCACGATTTTCACTTCGTTGGGATTAAActatgaagaaaaagtgttgCCTTCCATCGTCAACGAAGTGTTAAAGTCGGTTGTTGCGCAGTTCAACGCAGCCCAGTTGATTActcaaagagaaaaagtctCTAGATTAGTGCGTGAAAACTTGGTGCGCCGTGCTGCCAAGTTTGACATTGCCTTGGATGACGTTTCCTTGACATATATGACTTTCTCGCCTGAATTCagtgctgctgttgaagctAAACAGAttgctcaacaagatgCGCAAAGAGCCGCATTTATCGTGGACAAGGCCATCCAGGAGAAGCAGCAGTTGGTGGTCAAGGCTCAAGGTGAGGCTAAATCTGCCGAGTTGATTGGTGAAGCTatcaaaaagtcaaaagaTTAcgtggagttgaagagatTGGACACTGCGAGAGAAATTGCAAACATTTTGTCCTCGTCGCCAAATAGAATCCTTTTGGATAACGAcaccttgttgttgaacaccGTTGTAGATAGCCGTAATAAAAAGTAAAAAGAGTAAATAGTAAAACCAACTGAatccaaaaaataaaaaaaaaaaaacgattTATAGTGAAACCATACTTCTgattcaaagaaaaaaccaatgcactgcaaaaaaaaatcaaaccTTACAACAGACAGGGGTATGTTCATGAACATAAAGCTAGAATATGGAGTTGACAATGTTTGCACCAACAgaagcaccagcaccaaacAAGGCAGCCTCACCAAATCTACCACCATATTTCTTCAAAGCCGCATTGCCGCCCGAAgagtgttgttgctgctgctgctgttctACTGGAGCTAGCTGCTGTGGCGCAACTTGGTACTGAGGTTGATAGGGTTGAGCAGGAGGCAAGTACCCTGAATTTGGAGGCGGAAACTGAGCATAGCCACCTCCATACGAAGGCTGCTGTTGCaattgtggttgtggtgctCCGAATTGTGCAGGTGGTCCATACGAATTAGAATGAGCAGGTGATGGTGCCGATGGCGAATCCTTCTTGGCGAAATCAAACTCTTGCACCGAGATCACCTTGACGTAGTTTGAAGGGAAAACCCCTGCCTTCGCAGCACCGGCGTCCCTATGGTAACCTTTCCACCAATCTTGTGATAGATGCTCGACAACGGCGATCTTGTCTCCCTTTTTGAGGTTCAAGTCGTCGGCTTCCTGTGCAGTGTAATCGTACAAAGCTTCGCAGTATCCCactggcggtggtggtgccggCGTTTccatcttttccttctgtGGAGGCTGTGCCGGTGGACCGATCTTCATGGCAGATAAGGGGTTTGATAATTCGTTAGCTTGTACAGTATAGGATGGAGCAGGCTCGTCGGGGATATTAAAACTTGGAATCTTGTTAGAGTTCTGGCGGCTGTTGGTCACCTTGGTGGGTGCCACGCTTGGAGCTGAAGTTCCCAACACATCAACATCCCATGGCTTTTCATCCTTCTTGTATTTTTGAGGAAGGGCCAgcaccaacttgtcgtaTAAAGCCTCTGTTATAACGTCCGAgtctttcaaaaactccaactccgTCCTGACGGTGGTTAGGGATCTATTCACTAATGCTGCCGACATGATGTGATCCAGCTAGggtgtgtatgtgtgtttGTCTAAAGGGAGTGGTGTAAATTGATCTTTTACTTGGGAGAAAAGAGAGCCAGAGGGGGGGTCAGAGGAGTGGAAAGAACTGGCAAGGTGATCTCTTTTAGATACGAACAAAATTCTGCTAATTTTGTGACATAACCGAGTCTTGAGACAGAAAACGGAGGATGCATAGCCACGAAAAGTaggagaacaagaagagaGATAGAGGGTGAAAAGATACTCTAGATGTTGAGGAGGGTGAAAGGACAAGTGGTCGTAAGCTTGGAGATTCAGGTCAATCTCGCCATTGGTTGTCCCTTGTCGTTTCAAAATATTGGAAGAAGTGGGAGGGGAGGGCAAATGTGAAGGGGAAGAGGAAGGGgtagtgtgtgtgtttaGTGTCAGGGGCGGGGGTGTTTTTGATAAATTCGGAAAATCAAATCTTCGGTAATTTCAACGACGTTAACCGAACCGTCGGtatataaaaaagaaaagaatttAAATCCTCCGGTATTAATAGAATCCCCTTGTCCTTGTGCCAGGTTAGATCACCTTATCACCGAGAGCGATTTGTGGATACCTTCAGCCAATTCAATGATTTCACTGCCATAGGCCCCCGAGACTCTGCAACTGGGGTTCGATGCAATTTCAGATGAAATGTGCCATAGGTCATAAATTCTAATCGTCAGATCGTTGGTAGCCACGCAAATGGAACAGAAATCAGGACTCGTGGCAGCACTCAAGATCCGCAAACTTTGAGATGCATTGACTTCCAAAATGGGGATCATTTGAGGGTACGAGTAAACCCGCATGAGATTAGACTTGGTTGACCCGCCAAAGCCGAAAGTCGCCACGATTTCCTTCTTGTATCGTGACCAGATTATCGAGGTGATTTGGCCATCAGTGTAAAACTCTTTTAAAAGGGTGCCGCTGGCTGTGTGCCAGAACCTGATCTTGCGGTCTTTGCTGCCTCCACCCGTGGCTAAAAGCGATGTGGTCCAGGGGCAGTACGCGAGAGCCTTGATCGCCGCGTTATGAGGCAAGACAAACTTCAAGAGCGGAGCTCGAAAGTCTTGCAAATTCCATATTGTGCAACAATTGTCGTTTGCACCCACGGCAACTTCGTCGTTTTTCATATTTAGCGCAAGTCCACATatttgctgctggtggcaTTTGAAGCTGTTGACGATTTGAATCTTGACGCAGTTGAAATTGGCTAtaatcttttcaaagatgTACACTTCTCCGCTATCGTCGCCAGCCAAGAAGTAGTCTTCACTATCGAACCaggcaaagcaaaaaatacACCGTCCGTGATTTAGCTGGAATTCGCAGACAACTTCGTTTCTGTCGTCTTTTTGGTCGATGATTATAATGCTGCCATTTGCCGTGGCCACAAGGACTAGGTATCCCATGGGACAGCAGCTTATGGCCGTTACCAACTCTTCGTTATCgcaattgaccaagttgacgTAATCGTCACCGCCCCATATGTATATCTTGGAGCTCAAGCCAACTATGACCCTGTTGGTCCTGCTCGACCAGCTAACCAAATTGGAATAGTAGTCATTGCGCAAGCCTGGTGCTTGCAAAATGTCATTTGCCAAGATAGACTGAACCGGAGGCTCGCTTTTCTTGCTGGAGccctttttgattttctcaGAGATGCGGTCTCTCAGCCGATGCTCAACGGGCCGGCCGGGTGGGGGTGCCTGGTATGTATAGTTGAATCTGAACACTTTGGAATTTTGGTCAAACTCCAACGCTTCAGCGACAACATCATGGTGCAAGTCAAGAGGACTGAGACAGCGCGGGAGCGAACGACTAATGCAGGACCTGGATGATTCCTGCGACGTGAAGGAGCCGTTTGGCTCTTGTGCTGGAAATGTCCTCGCATAGAATGAGTCGTCTCTTGAAGATAAATCGATTGAGCTAATATcaccgccgccgccaccagctccaccgccaccactgcttgaaaaagttgagaaaTTTGGTATGGTTGAATTTGACACTTTATATGCCAGTAGCGAAGATGAACTTGGAATAAACCTGTCGCCTATGACACTCTTCCTTGGAGACGATGACATTGGGatgatttttcttttttgacaacCAACAAATTATGGACTCGATGAAAACAGTAATaaaacttttcaatctaTAGCAAACATTGAACCCAAGTAACCGCCACTATCATTTCTTGAACCGCATTTATTGAGGAACTTTTGCCAACGATAGGATCTAGCTTAGATCTGCCTCTGTGCCTCATGCTTCATGGTTCAAAGGTGGTGGgtctttttgcaaccaaaacCTTGGAGGGAGAATTGTGCATATCAAAAGCGCAGCCCCCAGCGCAAAAAATGAACCGTGCGACATGTGTCAGAAaaaagcaacagcaacagcctCGAGTATTATCCATCTCTGGTGAAAGATCCCTTTCCACCAAAGATATCGAATCTGAACACCATGCCTTTGGTAGTGGCTAATCGTCGAGCGTATCTTCCGACAATCTTGAAAGCTGCATGCACGATACTGCTATACGCGTTTGCTGgattcatcttcaactacACCGCAAAACACGTGCAGTATCCGTTTATAGACGAGATTTTCCATCTTCGACAATGTCAGGCATACTGCTCctacaacttcaaacacTGGGACCACAAGATCACCACCCCGCCAGGCTTGTACATTTTGGGATTCCTATACTCCAAAACGATTGAACTTGCGACGGGGGTGGCACAATTGTGTCAAAAGTATACCGTGTTGAGATCTTTGAATCTTTTTGCGGGGTTGGTGGTTTTCCCATTTGTTCTCGGCacaattttcaaatccagGAGACCCGGTGAATTCTGGACGATAAATATCGTAGCCCAGCCGTTGTTGTTCACTTATTATTTCTTGTTTTACACTGATGTCTGGTCAACTATACTCGTGACCGCGGCACTTGCCTTGGTCAATTCGAGACCAGCGCAACGGCCATGTATGAGTGCCATTTTTGGATTCTTGAGTTTATGGTTGCGCCAGACGAATATCATCTGGTTGGCTTTTATCGCTGCCGTGTACATTGATCGAAAGACACCGCGAAGCGAtgcgctgctgctgctgttggaTCGCATTTACAAGTTTACAATCACGCTGATTCAAAATTGGGCTCGTCTACTTGGATATGTAgccaattttgcaattttcgCTGCTTTTGTCAAGTACAATGGAGGCATCACGTTGGGcgacaagaagaaccaTCAAGTGCAATTACACTtggttcaagttttttaCTGCTTCACTTTTATTTGCTTCTTCACGTGGCCGGTGCTACTTCATAAACGGACATTGACGAATTATGCTCGGTTTTTAACTGGCAACTATGGTGTCAATTTGGCGTTCAATGCGATGAGCTTTTGGGGCATATATTACATTATTCGAAATTTTACAATTGTTCACCCATTCTTGCTTGCTGATAATCGACACTATACCTTCTACATTTACAGGAGATTGCTCAGCCCCAAATACAGTCCATTCGTGGCTACTCCCATGTATCATTTTGCAAGTTATAGCATCGTTTCCTCGCTACTGAATGCAAAGAGCTTGTCCCCCATCACAATCATGGCCTTTTTAGTTGCCGTGGTATTGACTATTGTGCCGTCGCCGTTGTTTGAGCCCCGGTACTACATTATTCCGTTGATTATTTTCAGACTAAACGTGGGTCCGAGGTACAAGTACGCCCACGTTGGTGAATTTGCCTGGTTGATGCTCATCAATCTGCTAACGAGTCttgtgtttttcaattaCACATTCACGTGGCTGAGTGAGCCCAACACGATCCAGCGGATAATTTGGTAAACATAAAAAGCAAACAACATAAATTATACAGTCTTCTATTcccataaaaaaaaaattaaaaacaaaatatcATCCAGCTCTATGAAAAAAGTATTGGTCGTTATCGTCTCAATTGTCCATCAGCTCATCTTCCACGGTAACCTCTTGTGACAACGGGCTCTTTGCACAAGATTTGCCTCCGCTCGTCACTACCTTCAGCCCTGGCTTCATCCCAGTCTTTACCGACGGTGGCAGTAGCACTAAATCCGTCGATAACTGGGCCTCGACCCGCTCCAGCGTCTTGACATTATCAATGAggtccaagttcttgttgatgaaagtgTCAACCGACTGCCACTGCTTATTCAGTAGCAGAAGGATCGATATTTCATTTTCCTTCAACTCATTCAACAATTCTCCATTGACCAAGTCGGAGTCCTCATTTTTCTCTAAACTCGTCATCCATTTCTTGACTGCTCTTCTCTTTAACATTTCCATGTAAGGTATTTCCAACCCCGATTCTTTATCGACAAACACCAAGTCGCCCTCGTTGCCAACAAACAAGTCCCCGTAGTTGTTCTTCTGCTGCAGTTTGATGCTCCAGTTGCCGGTTTCCAAATCGTTTGcgaaaagaagcaagaaaTCACCCCACGTATCAGCTACTTggaatttgaaatcaaagtcTCGTCCAAATAATATGACTTGGCCTAGTACACCCTTTGAAGCGGGACACAAGTCTATCCCGATATAGTTGCCCACCTCATCAGTCACAATGGGGATCCACATTGGATGGGCAAATGTTTCATGTATAGTCCCCGGTGGGATTGTTCGTTGAGCAGGCATCTTCTGCCGACGCTTCAATCTGTTGCCCTGTGCTGTTGAATCGTGCGATGAAACCGAGGTCTTTCTCGAGGTTGAATCTCCACCACCCAAGTCAAAAGATGACCGAACCGACGAGACGTCACTGTGGTTGCCATTGACATTGGAATTGGCATTGACACTGGCATTGACATTGGCACCGAGGCCAagtccaatttttttcttgtatTGGCTGCTGTTGGCATGCAGAATGGGCAACTTTGTCATTTCGTTCGCTTCGTATTTCAGATGACGCAACTCGCTATTTACGAAATCGGAGACTTTCCGCCAGTTTTCAGTTTGGATCATAATCTCATCAAGCgacatcaacttcaagccAAAGATCAAACCCGTGGTGTCCATGTTTAGGCTATTTCCGAAATTCAGTTGTCCATcggtgattttgaaaaactccaaaacGCACTTGGGGAGCTTGATATTGAgatctttttgaaaatccaCCAAGTCGTTGGAAGTGCATTTGCTCAGTAACGAGCTGTTGATATCGGGCGCGTATTTGTGCAACCAGTGCTTGATGTGTCTCCAAGCAAGTTTCATTTCGTGGATTCCAGCTTCACTGCTGCTCTCCTTGTTTCTGCGCGAGTCTAGTTCCACGCTCGAGCTGTTATCACTGGCGTAGACGCCGAGCAAAGTCTGCGAATCTGGCTTGTTGACTCTATTGAACGACTTTCTTGAGTCATATTCGGAGTACTTGTCATCGGTACTTAGCAAATAGATAAACTCTTGAATCTTTTGACCAAATTTCATATTTATTTTGTATGAGTGGGGAAAgcaaggaagaaaaaaagtagcGATTGGACTGAATGTTGGAGCAAACGAGGCGCTCTAAGCAATGGAAACACAAGTGTTTTAAAAATATTATCACGATTGCGCTGGCGGGGGGTGATGGTGGAAAGCAATGCTGTGTGATCAGGCACCAGCAGATGTGAAACGATGTGGCCGTGCGAAAGCTTAAACGAAGTTATGGAGTGGTGCTTTCAAAACGTTAATGGGCAGTGTGTCAAGTTGTCAGATGTCAAAGTTTCAACCTTGTTTTTTGAGTTGGTTCTTGGAGAGTGTCGTTTCCAAAACTCAAATATTAACTGCTCGGCGTACTGCGCTATATGTCCTGAGAGTTGGTTCGGTTTAATTTTTACTCAGACTGTGTTTCTATGTTGCCCGTTGAGAATTCTCGAGCCGTGACTTGCGACTCGTGAACTGAGAACAAGCCTCTCTCTTTTGGTTGTAGTCTTTTGTTTACAGTTAACCAATTGGGATAAAATTCCTCTCAGCGAACAATAAGGCGGCCTGGGGACGACACCCATTTTCAGCAAGGTCATAGGCGCTTCTATAGCAAGCAGCTGGCTGCCGGAAGCTGGAACATGCGGGTACAATTGTGTCCTTCGTGCCAACTGCCGGCGAGCAAATACAACTAGATACAACTAGATACAACCAAATGCGAGTAAAGAGGGGAAGATTCATAGTGTGTGCGTTTCCAACGAAGTATATCACGCAGTGGAATTCTCTTCGCGAGGTCTCGGCAAGAGAAGCccgccaaaaaaaaaattcctcGGGCGCGTGCGCGCGTGTGCTAGTGAGAGAGATTGTCAGTGGCCGAATTCTAGTGTTCCGCGCGATGGCCCTCCATTAGCACTTTCTCGAGAGATATCCATCTAAACCCATAACTGCGAGGAACATAATCAGCTCGTCGTTGAACCAGTACAGAGGGTTAGGTTGGATAAAAAGAGAACCGATGAAAGAGACACCAGAAAATGGAGCCATCCAGAGTATTTCATCTCCACACAGGTATCAGCATCCAGGCACTCCCGCGAGAGGTAAATACATATATAGATACACATTCACCAAACCGTTGAGAGTTTTGATCTCTGAACTGATTCGATACATTAtgccatttttttcttctttctctttcgcTTTCCCTTTCAAATGTCACCAGTGCATGAAGTACAAGATCTCATTGCAAGTTAGAAATGTACGATATTAACTGGGTTCTTTGGTTGATCTGGAAAGGACCGACATGGGAAGATGAATCTTGGGGTGGGAACCTAGAACAGGTTGTGGGTGATCtcagaaagaaaataaagagATCGGGGAACTCATCATCCATTTATGTCGGCCTCGATTCGTGGTAATCAAattggagaagaaagaagaagaagaagaggttgaaaaaatcgttagacgaaaaaaaaaaaaaactcatttTTCGATGTGATGTGACGTAACCCCCAGCTGCTGCTCTGGCCAGTGCTCTACAAAACAAACGGCCAAACGAATTGTAGCTGTCTCAACACGCTCTAACTTcagaaaacgaaaaataCAATCTAAAATCGTAGTTAAAACTATTTGTAAAATACACTGTACCCCCTTTACGTATAAATACAATCTTTATATATACGTTTGTCACCAGAGTatatgcaaaaaaaaaaattaaagattcaaattttttttttcatttttatACTTGGtaacgtttttttttatgaaTTAAGTTCtcatttcttcttgtttcaaTCGCGTCTCACCCAGATATCTGTGTTCCTAACTGGATGAATGACTTACCAGTtagaagcagcagcatcttCAGCAGCTGGGGTAGCACCGGATTCAGCCCAGTCAACTTCTTCAGTCTCACCGGTCCATTCAGTCTCGGCTTCAGTAGCTTGAgtctcttcaacttcttcaccCTTGTTTTCCTCAGTAGCGTTttgctcaatttcttctGGGTCTCTGTAAAAGTATAAATCTGGCATAACGGACCATTCGGTGGTTCTGTCAGCAATGATACCTCTCAATCTGAGAACTTCTCTagccaacaaccaccaaactAAACCAATCGAGTGTTTACCTTTGTTGTTACATGGAatagcaacatcaacgtaTTCAGATGGGGAGTCCATGTCGGTTAAAGCGATAACTGGAATGTTGACGTAGGACGACTCCTTGATGGCTTGAGCGTCGGTTCTTGGGTCTGTAACAATAACCAATCTTGGTTCTTTGAATGAACGTGTGATGTAATTGGTAAAGTTACCTGGAGTGAATCTACCAGCAATGGCGGTAGCACCAGTGTGGGCAGCAAACTTCAAAACAGCTCTTTGACCAAAAGTTCTTGAAGAACACACGGCAACGTCTGATGGGTTTGGAATGGCAGCAATGATTCTGGCAGCCAAGACAATCTTTTCCCAAGTCTTGCCAAtgttgacaatgttgaCACCATCTGGTCTGGTTTTGTAAACGTATGGTTTGTTGTGGAcctaaaagaaaaaaaaatggaaactGTTAGTATTCATAGATTCAAATTTTGGACAGATCTTttggcaatcttgaaaccGTGGAGGGGAGGATGAGGAAGGGGGCAGGCAATGCGAGGCCAGGCTagtcttgaaaaaaatggtgCCAATCCTatacttgtttttttcaactttagCCCCTCCATTGAGGTGGAGCACCCTGCCCAAACTAAcgaaaaacttgatcatTCAAACCTAGCCGTTTCACAAATAAAACAAACGTCCAAAAAAGCAGTCCTTCGTAGTAATCCCAGTACGGTCATTCCATATCCTTTCctctcttctctctctctcccaTTCTCAAGATATCTGCCTCGATCCACATTCTCTTGTATGAACTGTTGTCGAAAAACATACTTGAACATTCTTTGATCCCAAATGAACGTTGGCAGCTAACAACAATTTAGCATCCTCTGGAGTTAAGTCAAATGAAGCTGGTAATGACATCTTGGCTTATATATGACTGGTGTATATAGTGTTGGATATATCAAGGAAGATTTTCGTTCTATCTTtgagttttgaaaaaatttgaaaaattgatttttttgctgCGTGAGTGAGTGTCTGACTGTGTATGGCTGGGTAGAGTTTTTTTCGCAAGGGGAGAGAAGGGGAAGGAGGGAATAAGgcgaaaaattgaaatagGATTGAGCTCTTGCGCGAGAGGTTCGACGTAGAGGGCGCGAAGAGCCTGGTTTGGCGAGAGCTCCTCGTCCTACACCAGGCGACAGAGCGCGCGGCGTCCAGCGCggagccaaaaaaaaaaaaaaactgttACTATAATGAACAACTTGGTAGCATACAATTGTTTCGAAAACCCTAATTTGAGGCATTTGCACGTGAGTGAGTGAGCGAGTTGGTCAATCGCGAGATCCCAAATGTCATGTTAAGCTCATAAATTTTGACATCCAACCATGGCAGAAAGAGTTGAGCAACACAAGTATGGTTAAGATCGTCTCTCTCTATGGTTGTATACATATTCGCTATTCCTTCCATGGAGTCTCAGCTGATtgacaaaagaaaatgaaaatgaaaatgaaaaaaaatggtcGTCATTTCTCTATCTCTAAATCTATAAGCGCTACTGCAAGTACTTCCAAATGTTGATCGTTTCACTATGCTCTTCAGGCAACATCAAGTAGAGAAACTTCAAATGGTCATCATACTTGATAAAG carries:
- a CDS encoding 40S ribosomal protein uS2; this encodes MSLPASFDLTPEDAKLLLAANVHLGSKNVQVHNKPYVYKTRPDGVNIVNIGKTWEKIVLAARIIAAIPNPSDVAVCSSRTFGQRAVLKFAAHTGATAIAGRFTPGNFTNYITRSFKEPRLVIVTDPRTDAQAIKESSYVNIPVIALTDMDSPSEYVDVAIPCNNKGKHSIGLVWWLLAREVLRLRGIIADRTTEWSVMPDLYFYRDPEEIEQNATEENKGEEVEETQATEAETEWTGETEEVDWAESGATPAAEDAAASNW